The window CCTGGAGTAATGATATTGCCAAAAATAACTTACCAATAAAGACAGATAAAATACTAATAGCAAATGCATATTCAAAGAACAGTGAAAGTTTAGTTGACATTTTGAACTATTTTTCAAGTAATGATGTTGCTATTCAAACGCAATTGATTAATAAATCGTTGTCTGTTAACAGATCCATCGAAAAGAATGACGTGGCAGCATTTGATGGTTATTTCAAATATATTGAAGAGGGTAAAAAAGTAGATTTTAGTTCGTATAAATCTGAATTTGAATCAGATGAACTTGAGAAAATTTTTAAAGATACAATTGTTCGATTTATATATAATCCTGAACGTAATGTTTCAGAAACAGTATTCTATTTAGATCAAGAATTTCAAAAGATAATAAGTAATGACGAAGACTACAATAAATAGTAGTCTTTTTTTGTAGAAAATGAACAACTATTGATTATATAAATATTTGAAAAAGAATCTAATGATTTCTAAATAAAACTGTTAAAGAATGATGATATACTACATGTACATTAAAGAAAAGGAGAATGTTATGAAACGGATGAAATCAGCACATCATGATGTGCAGACGATAAATAAGAAAAGCTTTTTAAAAACGATTAAGAAGAACAAAATTTTATTGCTTATGTGTTTACCTGCAATTCTATTTTTCTTAGTATTTGCATATCTTCCAATGCCAGGATTGTACATAGCTTTTATTCGATTCAATTATGCTAAAGGAATATTTGCCAGTGAGTTTGTAGGACTTGAGAATTTTAGGTTTCTTATGATATCTGGTAAATTATGGGACCTAACTAAGAATACTATTCTGTACAATGTGGCATTCATATTAATAGGAAGTATTTTGCAGATAGCTGTTGCAGTCTTATTAAATGAAATATCTAATAAACTATTTAAAAAGTTTTCTCAAACGATTATGTTTTTACCCCATTTCATTTCTTTTGTACTTGTTGGCCTATTTGCCTATAATATTTTGAGTTATGAGTTTGGCTTACTAAATAATTTTTTAAGAGCAGTTGGACTTGATCCAGTTAAAGCTTATTCATCTCCTGAATCTTGGCCGTTCATTATTGTTTTAACGCATATATGGAAGACAACGGGTTACGGGTCCATTATCTATTTTGCAACGATTATGGGTATTGATCCACAAATCATTGAAGCGTCCAAGATTGACGGGGCCAATGTATTCCAAAAGATTAGATACATTATACTTCCTAGTATAAAACCTACATTTGTAATACTCCTTCTATTTTCAATAGGTTCAATCTTAAGAGGAAACTTCCAACTTTTCTATAATATGGTAGGAGCAAGTAACTCAATGTTATTCGAAACAACAGACATTATTGAGACGTTCGTGTTTAGAGCACTTATCAATAATTTCAATTTTTCACTAGGTAGTGCTGTAAGTCTTTATCAATCAGTCTTTGGCTTTGCTCTGATTATGATATCCAACTGGATTGTTAAGAAAATTGAACCAGATTATGCATTGTTCTAGAAAAGGAGGAATAAATGGAAGCGAATATATCAAACCAAATAAAAAAAGACCCAAGAACGAAGTTGATGGCTATCATTAGTTATATATTTGTAACGATTTTTACGGTTACTTGTTTATTACCCTTCATTTTAATGATTTCTTCATCGTTCACTTCTGAAAAATCGGTTGTAACACAAGGATTTAATCTGTGGCCTCGAGAGTTTAGTACCATAGCATATAAAGTAATATTTGAGAACCCAAATAAGATTATAGGTGGGTATGTTGTAACCATACTACTAACGGCTATAGGCACATCCATTGGATTATTCCTAATTTCGATGGCTGGATATGCACTTCAAAGACAAGATTTTATATGGAGAAATAAGATTACATTTTTCATATATTTTACGACTTTGTTTTCTGGAGGTTTAGTGCCATATTACCTTTTGATGACAAAGTATCTCGGGTTAAAGGATAGTTATTTGTCAATACTATTACCTGGGCTAATGAGTCCGTGGTTAATTATCCTTATGAGGAATTTTATGAAATCAATTCCCCATTCAATTACAGAATCAGCGAAAATTGATGGAGCGAATGATTTCCAGATATATACCCGTTTAATATTACCACTTGTAAAACCGGCGTTGGCTACAATAGGTTTGTTTTTAGCTCTTCAGTATTGGAATGAGTGGTATAACGCGATGCTATTTTTATCACCAAATATTGAACATAGACCATTACAATTATATTTATATAATGTTGTAACTCAAGCTGAATCCATAAAAAATTCAGCAGCAAATTCCAACATTCCACCGCAGAGTATGCCTAATGAAACTATAAAAATGGCTGTTGGCGTTATTGCAACAGGTCCAGTAATTATTTTCTATCCTTTTGTTCAAAAATATTTTATAAAAGGTATAACGATAGGCGCAGTAAAAGGATAAACTTGTTTGTAAACGGAAAACGTTTATAATAAATTACTAAGTAACATTAGATATTAAGGAGGAGAAATGATGAAATTGAAAAGTAAAATTTTAGCATTATTAATGATTGTGTTACTAGTTGTTAGTGGGGTTGGTTGTGGTAGTGAAAAAGCTACTAATGGCGGGGAAGAATCAAAGAACCCATCAAGTAGTTCTAATACTGAGAGCAATGATAATGGAGAGAGTGAAGGTACACAAGATACAAAAGAAGAACTTGAGTTTGTAGAACTAACGTATTTAGCACTAGGTAATGTACCAACTAATGGACAACTTGAGCTAGCTATGGAAGAGTGGAACAAAATACTTAAAGAGGAAATAAACGCTCACTTAAAAATTGAATGGGTTGAATGGGCGGATTGGTTAACTAAATATAATCTATTAATGGTATCAGGCGAACCGATTGACTTAATCACTTCTGGTGACTGGTTAGATATGTGGGCGAATGCTGAAAAAGGAGCATTTATGCCATTAGATAATTTAATTCAATATGCACCATTAACAAGTGCAGATATTCAAGATCATGAATGGGAAAATTGTAAACTAGATGGTACAACATACTTCTTCCCTGAGAATAATTACACACAATATGTTAACCATGGGATGTATTATAGAGGTGACTGGGCAAAAGAATTTGGTATTGAAGTAACTGATTATAAGAGCTTAGGAGACTACTTACAAGCTGTTAAAGATAATAAAGAAGGTGTGATTCCCTTTGATGTTAATGGAACACAATATGAGTTGTTTGATGGATGGGTTACCTCAGAACTTGGAGCAATGAATTTATTGATGATTCCGACAGGATTTCATAAAGTTGTTTGGGCTAAATCTAAAGATGATTTATTTAATGTATATAGCCCAATCTTCTCTGATGAGTTTGTTGACTTTGCTGTAATGATGAAAGAATGGGGTGATGCAGGTTATTGGAGAGAAGATGTTTTAAACTTCAAAGGCGATACACGAGAATTGTTTAAAGCTGGACAATCAGGAGCGGATCAACATCATACGCAAACATATAGAACGTTAAGATATGAAATGGATAACTTAGTACCAGGTTCAGACATTCAATTCTTTCCATTTGCATCAACGAAAAAGAATCTAGTTCAAACACCTGTTATTCATGGGGCAATGGCTGTAGGTGCAAATAGCCAGAATCCAGAAAGAGCCGTTATGGCATATGAAATAATGCGTCAAAACGAAGAATTCTACCGTTTATTTAATTTTGGGCGTGAAGGTGTTCAATATATCATTGAAGATGGTGTAAAGAAACGACCTGAAGGTTATGTGGATGCTGAACATGAATTTTACACTGATTTCTGGGCAGGCCGTGAAGATAAATTTGAATTACCCACAGATACAGAATTTGCTGGTATCTACGATCTTTGGGAAGATTTCAATAGCTATGCAATACCTGATCCTTACTCAAGATTTATATTTGACAGAACTTCAGTTGAAGCTGAACTTGCAGCTATCTCTGATGTAACAAGTGTATTTGGTCCTGCGATTACTTATGGAAAAACTGGTGATCCTGTAGCTGCAGTTGAAGAATATAGAGAAGCCTTGAAAAAAGCAGGTATTGATAAAGTGCTAGAAGAAGTTCAAAAGCAAATGAATGATCATAGTAACTTCTAGTTGTACTAAAGGAGAGGCAGCTATACTAGTTGTTTCTCCTTTTGCTTAAAAAAACATGTAAATATTAAGCGTTTTAATTGACTAATATACATGAATGACTAGGCAACGAGTAACTAAGGACAATGAAGTTCATCAAATTAACGATGCTGCAGGATTAGAAATAGAGAAATCAGTCCGATTAAAGGACTAAGAGGTCACTGAAGAGCAGAATGGCATTTGTTTAGAAAGGGATATTATGAAATGAGTAGAAAAAATGAGAACATGAATTTGGATTGGCGTTTCCATTATGGAGATCTTCCTTTCCCAGGCTATAAAGGTATAGATGATTCAGAGTGGAAACCAGTTACATTACCTCATGATTGGTCAGTTGAAGAGGTATTTGATAAAAAGAATGCTTCTGGAACAGGGTATCTTCCAGGAGGTGTCGGCTGGTATAGGAAAACGTTTAAACTTGATGCAAGCGACAAGGAGAAAACTGTTTTAATAGAGTTTGATGGCGTCTATAATAACGCACAAGTATGGATCAATTCTTATTACCTTGGGAAAAGACCCTATGGTTATAGTGCTTTTTCATATGACCTTACACCATTTTTAGAATGGGGAGAAGGCGAAAATGTTATCTCTGTAAAAGTAGATCATAAGGACATAGCTGATTCCAGATGGTACACAGGTTCAGGAATTTACCGTAATGTCAATCTTACGATTAAGGAAAAATGTCATATAAATCGACATGGAATTTATATAACAACAGAGCTTCATAACGATGAAGGGATTGTATCTGTCCAAACAGATATAACCAATGACTCATTGTCAAATAGGACGATGATTCTACGAAATACGTTATTGGATTGTCATCTGAAACCTGTAGAATGGTGTGAATCTGAAGTGAGCCTTTCAAAAGGTAAAGAGATAAACATCAAACAAAAATTAAGAGTAAAGCAACCTGCTTTGTGGTCTGTGGAAACGCCTTATCTTTACACAATGAAAACCGAGTTAATCATAAATGGTAAAGTGGCAGATCAGGTATTGACAAGAACGGGTGTGCGATCCATCGTTATCGATCCCCAAAAAGGTTTTTTCCTAAATGGAAAAGCTATGAAATTGAAAGGATTGTGTATTCATCATGATGCTGGGTGTCTAGGAGCAGCTGTGCCTCAACATGTGTGGCGAAGAAGACTTATGACGTTTAAGAAAGTGGGTTGTAATGCCATACGTATGAGTCATAACCCTCCAGCATCTAATTTATTGGATCTCTGTGATGAAATGGGATTTCTAGTGATAGATGAAGCTTTTGATGAATGGGAAGGGGTTAAGAATAAATGGTGGCAAGGGCACAATGTATATCCTCCTAAACATTATGGATATTATGAGGATTTTCCCGAATGGCACGAAAGGGATATCAAGGAGATGGTACTTAGAGATCGAAATCACCCTTCCATATTCAGTTGGAGTATAGGTAATGAAGTGGATTACCCTAACGATCCTTATTGTCATCCAAGTTTTAAAGAGATGACTGGTAACAATGATAAAAATAAACCTGCAGCAGAGAGGCTGTATGATCCTAATAAACCCAATGCTGAAAGATTGGCGGTGATTGCAAAACGATTAGTAACTTTCGTTAAGGAATGTGATGAATCAAGACCCGTTACAGCAGCTCTAGCATTTCCGGAATTATCCAATAGCACAGGGTATGCAGAGGCACTGGATATTGTTGGATATAATTATAAAGAACATCTTTATGATAAGGATCGTGCACTCTATACAAATCGGGTGATTTATGGAAGCGAAAACGGCAAACACCTGCATGCATGGAGAGTGGTTAGAGATAATGATAACATTTGTGGACAATTTCTATGGACAGGAATCGATTTTCTAGGTGAAGCGAAGGGCTGGCCAGTCAGAATATCTCAGGCAGGCATATTGGATTTAACTGGTAGACCCAAAACGTCCTACTACTTTAGACAAAGTCTGTGGATGGATGAACCAATGGTCTATATAACAGCTCGTGATCTTTCGGGACAAAAATCAAATCTTTGGGACATTGATGATGCACCTCACTGGAACTTTAGTGCAGGGAAAATGACTGAAATCAGGTGTTATACAAACTGTGACAAGGTTGTCCTTTATTTAAATGGAAAGACATTAGGAGAAAGATATCTTGATCAATGTGAAGAATCAGACGATATGTATGATATGACATGGGAAGTACCCTATGAGAAAGGGGTTCTTAGAGCTGTAGGTTATAGAAATGACCGTCAGGTGTGTGAAGCAAGCCTTGTGACAGCAGGTGATCCGGCCAAACTAAAGACATGTTCAGACACGGATATTCTTAAGGCTAATGGACTTGATATCGCACATATTGAAGTTGAACTAGTTGATGACAATGGATTCCCCGTTTGGGTTCACGACAAAAGGATTACCTTATCCACGGAAGGTCCTGGTGAAATCATAGGTATTGAAAATGGATCTCCAATTGATCTTGAACCCTATAGCTCAAGACAAAGAATGACATATAATGGAAAATTAATTGCTTATGTTCGAAGTACTGTTGAAGTTGGAACGCTGAAGGTTATAGCATCATGTGAAGACTTAGACATAAAGAATGTTGTTTTAGTAAATATAAAAGTTGACAGTGAATAGGAGTGTAAGATGTCAGATAAAAGAATGAAAGAACCATGGAATGGTTCAATGTCTCCTCGAGAACGATTTAACCGGCAAATTCATTACCAGCCAGTCGATAGGTGCTTCAACATGGAATTCGGTTATTGGGATGAGAATTTTACACTGTGGGACATGTTCAGACTCAACAACATTAATAATAATGATGAAGCCCATGAATTTTTGGGATTTGATCCGATTTTATCCCTAAGTGGAAATGTTTGGATGAATCCTCCTTATGAGGAAAAAGTCATTGAAATAATAGAAGATACCAAAATAATAATGAATCATGATGGTTTATTGGCAGAAGTTCCAATAGATCAACATGATACGATTCCTCATTTTATCAAATCTTCAATAGTCACACCAGATGATTGGGCCAGATGTAAAGCTGAACGATTTCGCCGTGACGATCCTGATAGAATTGTGGATATACATACACTTAAAAAAAGTATTCCTGAAAATCGAGATTTTCCATTAGGGGTCTATTGTGGTTCTATGATAGGTAAAATCAGAGATATGCTTACATTTGAGGGCTTGGCATACGCTTGCTATGACTATCCAGAAATGGTAGAAGACATGGTGGAAACGTGTTGTCTCCTTGTTGAGGATTATCTTGATCAGATTCTTCCACATTTTAATTTTGATTTTGCTTCAGGGTGGGAAGATATTTGTTATAAGAACGGACCTATCGTATCAGTGGATTTTTTTCGTGATGTTGTGATGCCAAGGTACAAAAGAATAAAGCGTAAGTTAATGAATTATGGTATTGATATATGGTATACAGATTGTGATGGAGATGTTCGTCCGATTTTACCATATTTCCTTGAAGGAGGCATCAATTGTCTTTTCCCGTTTGAAGTTAATGGATGTGCTCATCCAGGTGAACTATTAGATCAATATTCTGGCAAACTCAGAATAATGGGAGGGTTTGATAAAATGCAACTAGGTAAAGGGAAAGAAGCTATCAAGTCATATATGTTATCGTTGATTCCATATGTTGAACAAGGTGGCTATATTCCTTTCTGTGACCATCGGTGTCCTCCAAATGTTAAAGAAGAAGATTACCTCTATTATCTAGACCTAAAAGAAGAGTTATTTGGAATGAAGAAATAATCGTCAGGTTAATAAATGAATGTGAAAAGTATTAGAAAGTGGAGAAAGAATGATGAGAAAAGAATATGACTTATCCGGATCATGGATATGTAAGCTTGATCCACAAGATATGGGTATTAAAGAAAAATGGTTTAACCAAATAATAGATGGTAAGACAGTTATGTTGCCAGGAACAACAAATGAGTTTGGTCTAGGAGAGAAGCTGGATGTTAGCCAACTAACTGTCAAAGAACAACTAAAAAGGCTTAGACAAAAGTATAGATATAAGGGAAGAGCTTGGTATCAGAAAACGATAACTCTTCCTGAAGAT is drawn from Vallitalea pronyensis and contains these coding sequences:
- a CDS encoding ABC transporter permease; this encodes MKRMKSAHHDVQTINKKSFLKTIKKNKILLLMCLPAILFFLVFAYLPMPGLYIAFIRFNYAKGIFASEFVGLENFRFLMISGKLWDLTKNTILYNVAFILIGSILQIAVAVLLNEISNKLFKKFSQTIMFLPHFISFVLVGLFAYNILSYEFGLLNNFLRAVGLDPVKAYSSPESWPFIIVLTHIWKTTGYGSIIYFATIMGIDPQIIEASKIDGANVFQKIRYIILPSIKPTFVILLLFSIGSILRGNFQLFYNMVGASNSMLFETTDIIETFVFRALINNFNFSLGSAVSLYQSVFGFALIMISNWIVKKIEPDYALF
- a CDS encoding carbohydrate ABC transporter permease translates to MEANISNQIKKDPRTKLMAIISYIFVTIFTVTCLLPFILMISSSFTSEKSVVTQGFNLWPREFSTIAYKVIFENPNKIIGGYVVTILLTAIGTSIGLFLISMAGYALQRQDFIWRNKITFFIYFTTLFSGGLVPYYLLMTKYLGLKDSYLSILLPGLMSPWLIILMRNFMKSIPHSITESAKIDGANDFQIYTRLILPLVKPALATIGLFLALQYWNEWYNAMLFLSPNIEHRPLQLYLYNVVTQAESIKNSAANSNIPPQSMPNETIKMAVGVIATGPVIIFYPFVQKYFIKGITIGAVKG
- a CDS encoding ABC transporter substrate-binding protein; the encoded protein is MMKLKSKILALLMIVLLVVSGVGCGSEKATNGGEESKNPSSSSNTESNDNGESEGTQDTKEELEFVELTYLALGNVPTNGQLELAMEEWNKILKEEINAHLKIEWVEWADWLTKYNLLMVSGEPIDLITSGDWLDMWANAEKGAFMPLDNLIQYAPLTSADIQDHEWENCKLDGTTYFFPENNYTQYVNHGMYYRGDWAKEFGIEVTDYKSLGDYLQAVKDNKEGVIPFDVNGTQYELFDGWVTSELGAMNLLMIPTGFHKVVWAKSKDDLFNVYSPIFSDEFVDFAVMMKEWGDAGYWREDVLNFKGDTRELFKAGQSGADQHHTQTYRTLRYEMDNLVPGSDIQFFPFASTKKNLVQTPVIHGAMAVGANSQNPERAVMAYEIMRQNEEFYRLFNFGREGVQYIIEDGVKKRPEGYVDAEHEFYTDFWAGREDKFELPTDTEFAGIYDLWEDFNSYAIPDPYSRFIFDRTSVEAELAAISDVTSVFGPAITYGKTGDPVAAVEEYREALKKAGIDKVLEEVQKQMNDHSNF
- a CDS encoding glycoside hydrolase family 2 TIM barrel-domain containing protein is translated as MSRKNENMNLDWRFHYGDLPFPGYKGIDDSEWKPVTLPHDWSVEEVFDKKNASGTGYLPGGVGWYRKTFKLDASDKEKTVLIEFDGVYNNAQVWINSYYLGKRPYGYSAFSYDLTPFLEWGEGENVISVKVDHKDIADSRWYTGSGIYRNVNLTIKEKCHINRHGIYITTELHNDEGIVSVQTDITNDSLSNRTMILRNTLLDCHLKPVEWCESEVSLSKGKEINIKQKLRVKQPALWSVETPYLYTMKTELIINGKVADQVLTRTGVRSIVIDPQKGFFLNGKAMKLKGLCIHHDAGCLGAAVPQHVWRRRLMTFKKVGCNAIRMSHNPPASNLLDLCDEMGFLVIDEAFDEWEGVKNKWWQGHNVYPPKHYGYYEDFPEWHERDIKEMVLRDRNHPSIFSWSIGNEVDYPNDPYCHPSFKEMTGNNDKNKPAAERLYDPNKPNAERLAVIAKRLVTFVKECDESRPVTAALAFPELSNSTGYAEALDIVGYNYKEHLYDKDRALYTNRVIYGSENGKHLHAWRVVRDNDNICGQFLWTGIDFLGEAKGWPVRISQAGILDLTGRPKTSYYFRQSLWMDEPMVYITARDLSGQKSNLWDIDDAPHWNFSAGKMTEIRCYTNCDKVVLYLNGKTLGERYLDQCEESDDMYDMTWEVPYEKGVLRAVGYRNDRQVCEASLVTAGDPAKLKTCSDTDILKANGLDIAHIEVELVDDNGFPVWVHDKRITLSTEGPGEIIGIENGSPIDLEPYSSRQRMTYNGKLIAYVRSTVEVGTLKVIASCEDLDIKNVVLVNIKVDSE
- a CDS encoding uroporphyrinogen decarboxylase family protein → MSDKRMKEPWNGSMSPRERFNRQIHYQPVDRCFNMEFGYWDENFTLWDMFRLNNINNNDEAHEFLGFDPILSLSGNVWMNPPYEEKVIEIIEDTKIIMNHDGLLAEVPIDQHDTIPHFIKSSIVTPDDWARCKAERFRRDDPDRIVDIHTLKKSIPENRDFPLGVYCGSMIGKIRDMLTFEGLAYACYDYPEMVEDMVETCCLLVEDYLDQILPHFNFDFASGWEDICYKNGPIVSVDFFRDVVMPRYKRIKRKLMNYGIDIWYTDCDGDVRPILPYFLEGGINCLFPFEVNGCAHPGELLDQYSGKLRIMGGFDKMQLGKGKEAIKSYMLSLIPYVEQGGYIPFCDHRCPPNVKEEDYLYYLDLKEELFGMKK